TGAAAAGGCAGCCCAGACTGCTGAGCGACTCGATCAGGATATCAATGCCACCAAGGCTGATGTGGAGAAGGTACTTGCAGGGTCTGGGACGGGCTTGGTGAGGGGAGATGGGGGCgggaggcagagggggggggATGTCTGGCCGGGATGCGGCCAGGACCTGGCAGCAACTTCTACCTCCATGCTCCTCAGGCCAAGCAACAAGCCCACCTTCGAAGTCACATggcagaagaaagcaaaaatgagtACGCAGCCCAACTACAGCGCTTCAACCGCGACCAGGCCCACTTCTATTTTTCCCAGATGCCCCAGATATTCGACGTGAGtgtcccaggcccccagccccatccttcTGAAAACCCCCCCAGAGTGAATCGACTCTTAACACACGTGTCGGAACCTCAGCAGCAATGTCCCGATGTCTCAGCTGAAAAGCGGTTAGAAAAACAACCAGGGTCTGCGAGCTCTGTCTTTACTCAAGCTGTTCTTTCTGCCAGGGAcgccttcctttctccttttggaACGCTCTGTCCATTCTTCTAAGCTCCAGCTCTAACCTGCCCTCTGAAAGGTCTCGcatttcccctcttcttcttcaGCCTTCTGGTCTACTCTTTGTCCCAACCCTGGGACTGGCTGTGTCTGTGCGAGGTCTGCTCTTTGAGCACGGTCACCCACTTtgagaagcctttcctgactccCCTGGCAAGGCGGGAGCTCCTCAAAGTCCTCTCTGAAATCTCCCCTGTCCCATGTCTCCTCCCATGACCACCCTGGGGTGGGGTCtgtttgattctgtgtctcccccaccagACGGCTCGGGGCTGGGCCAGGGTGGAGCCCCATCACGATTGTGAGCTGGATCACTGCTGCTGGCCCCTCGTTAgtgcccctgtctctgtccccgCAGAAGCTTCAGGACATGGATGAGCGTCGGGCCACCCACCTGGGGGCTGGGTATGGGCTCCTGTCAGAGGCCGAGCTGCAGGTGGTACCCATCATTGCCAAGTGTCTAGAGGGCATGAAGGTGGCTGCGGATGCCGTAGACGCCAAGAATGTGGGTGTCTGGTCCCGGGCGAGGGGGCTGACAGGTGGGCAGTAGGAGGACCCCAAAGGCTGAGCATCTCGTCTTGCCCCTGactgccccccctcccaccaccccccacaggACTCCCAGGTCCTAATTGAGCTGCACAAGTCAGGCTTTGCCCGGCCGGGTGACGTGGAATTCGAAGACTTCAGCCAGCCCATGAACCGCGTGCCCTCAGACAGCAGCCTGGGCACCCCCTCTGATGGACGGCCTGAGCTCCGAGGCCCGGGCCGTAGCCGTGCCAAGCGCTGGCCCTTCAGCAAGAAGAACAAGGTGGGGGCCGGGGCCCTTGGGACGGGGAATGTGAGTAGGGACAGGGGGGCCCCCACTGACTCAGCCCCAGCCGCCAGGACGCTGAGTCCCAGGCAGGAATTTTCCTCTTGGCTGCTGGCCcgggctggagggaagggaggcgGCCGGGTGATTGGCCTGGGAGTCCCCCAAGGCTGagtggggtgcagggagggggccTGTGGTGTCTGTGTGCTGCTTCTCAGGATGCTAGGAGAAGACCTGCTTCTGGGGTTCAGGGCTGGATGAGGGCTCGAGACGCTGGCCCTGGGGACTCCCCTGGAGTCTCTCCATCCTGCCAATGTGACTCCAGGCCTGTGACCCTCAGGCTGTTTTTTCTTGGGGTTTTTGGCTTTTAATATCAAGCACATACCTGGACACTCCTGTTTTATAACTTAGACACCCCCCACCACGGTTATATCTTCAGACACTGTCCCCCGGCCCCACGGTTATATCTCATGAcccctgttttatatttttgatccCTCTTGACATATAATTTGATACCCCTTTTCAGTTTGTACATGAGACTCTCCCAGCTTAAACCCCACCTGTAACCCTTCTGATCCATCGTGACTTCTATCCTTCCCTTAGCTTGCCTTTGACCTCTGTGGCCACGTACCTGTCTGAGACCTTGATTCCTGCATGTATCTCCCTCTACCTTCTAGACTGTGAGCCCAGAAAGCTGGGTGCACGGAAACctgggcctccctgcctcccaccccccggCCCCATTCTTAGGTACTGGATATGGGATTCAACGGTGGTGCAACATAGGGGGTTAGGGAGGGGTCCAGCCTTCTGGCTCACAGTCTAATGTCCTCCCCACCACACCCCAGATTTTTATGTTGCTCTTTGCATGCATTTTCTGTGTGTGATTGTGCATCTTGAGTTCTGGTTTTCTtaccgttttttgttttttttttttccttttcttttctccattttgttttttctcttttctttattatgtcCATCGTCCATCCTCGTTCTCTacatcctcccacccctcctgacccaatcccctcccctgcccccgccggTAGCCACgccctccacccttctccccccTGGGGGGCCCCCTGCCCTCGGCATTGCCTAATGGACCCCCATCCCCCCGCTCCGGCCTCGACCCCTTGGCCATACTGAGTGAGATCAGTAAGTCGGTCAAACCGCGGCTAGCATCCTTCCGCAGCCTTCGAGGCAGCCGTGGGGTAAGTGAGGCctcgggggaggaggaggaggaggagggggcggccCCAGCCCGCCCAGCAGCTGGGTGGCGGGACCCTGGGCTCGCTTCCTGCCGCCAGCTGGGCCCGCTCCTCCGGTTGCCAGACCTGGACCTGCTTTGCTCTGTGCATGGCCTTGCCCCCCAAGAACCttgggtggggaggaaggtggaCTTGGTGTGTCTTAGCAATGTAGAAGAGCCTGGAAGCTTAGCATTCCTGATCCCAAACGCAGTGTCTTCCTACCTTGCAGACAGTGGTGACAGAGGACTTCAGCCACTTGCCCccagagcagcaaagaaagcgACTTCAGCAACAGCTTGAAGAACGGAGCCGTGAACTACAGAAGGAGGTTGACCAGAGGTAAGGTTGGGGGCAGGCAGGCAATGACCGAAATACAATAATAAGTGAACTGTACCGGAGTGGTGTTCGAAGATCTTGCCAATAAACCCCAGGCCTCGGTGGTTTTATAGGTGATTCCTACCACACTGAAAAGGAAAGCGTTACTTCCCCTCTTAAGTCATGCCAGCAAACAGAAAAAGTGAAAGCTGCCAGCTCCTTTAGGAGGCTGGTGGAATCCATTCCCGTATCGGTTAGCAAGAATTCAAGGAATTGAAATTTCCCTTATGATCTTAGATGCAGAATCCCAGCCAAACAGATCcaatgatgtattttaaaaatgatgtgtcATGTGATGGCAATGATTGCACACAGCGTGGATGTCATTTAATGCAACGGAACTGGACTGGATGCTTCAAGATGGTTCCAGTGGGGAATTTtgtgttctgtgtattttaccataatggaaaaaaaaaaatttttttttttgaagtgttattaaagagagagagagaaactacgTGCGAGttcacgagcagggaaggggcggagagaattccaagcaggctccaggctgtcagcgcagagcccaacgtggggcgtGAAttcacaatccgtgagatcatgacccgagcccaagtagGACGCTTagccagctgaaccacccaggcgcccaaagaaACGACCTTCTTAAAAGACGAGTCATAATCAATTGGGTGTTATCCCAGtaatgcaaagatggttcaatataaAAACGTCTATTAGTCTCATTTACTACATTAattggctaaaagaaaaaaaccatatgGTTACCTATTTAATACTTCAAACgcttaaaatattaacaatagaaAATCTGCcagattgaaaaaaagaaaatctttgctcACTTCTTCCAAGCAACAAGATTCTCTTCCCAGTCCCCTTACATAATAGGAATGACGTTTGCCACTGTGGACAGGCAGCCAAATTCTGTTTTGCCGTTTGCACAGAACCTCTTGTACAAAAACTTTTATTGGTGTAGGGTTCCATATGGAACTTTGTCGTCCCTGGGTTTTTATGGTATAGGGGTTAAGGGGGCAGCTTTGGAGCCAAGACAGACCGGCCTTGAATTCCAGCTGgcccacctctctgtgcctcagtgttctcatctgtaacatggatCCCGTATTAGGACGGGGAAGAAGTTGAAACCAGGATTGCCATACTCCAGAGCTCTATGCTTGTTACTACTACTGCCTGTGTATATAGTCCTGGAGGAGACAGGAACCGGAGGGAGGCTAATGATAATGATAGTTAGCATGTATAGAGTGCTTACCCTATGCCATACACCGTCTCAAACCCTTTATGTAGATTCACTGGAATCCCCACGTTTTCCTGAGACTGAGCAGAGGCAGGACCCTGATTAGGGCTTGTTTAGGGCTATTATTTCAGATGCCTGGAACGGCGCCTGGTATGTGATAGATACTCAGTATGTATTTGGATAAATAAAGGCACTGTTATAGTCTTGAGCTCCCATGAGCTGTACGTATCGTCATCCCCAATGTTCCAGATTTGCATCCTGAGACAGAGGTTCAGTAACCTAGTCCAGACTCGCTAGGATATGTGCCCagactgggattcaaacccaggcagtgaAGCACTAACGTTTGAGATTTAACCACTGTCTTGTCTTGCTATTTGTTCCTTGAAGCAAAGCAcatgttttggttttggtgtttttgttgttttttttttttttttttgcttgttgagTCCCATGGGACTGTTGTTTCCGATCTGTCTGTGTCATCCTAGAGAAGccctgaagaaaatgaaggatgTATATGAGAAGACACCCCAGATGGGGGACCCTGCCAGCTTGGAGCCCCGGATCACGGAAACCCTGAACAACATCGAGCGGCTCAAATTGGAAGTGCAGAAGTATGAGGTCAGGGAAgaccctggggaggggtgggggccagcGGGCCTGGCTGAGTcacttccggggggggggggggggacagggaggtgttggtgggagggggggtgctcCAGCTGTGTCTCATCACAGCCTTGGGTGTGCATGGGTGATCTCAGGGAACCTCCAGGCCCGGAGTGGGCCGACCCCGGAGGAGCCCTGCCCTGGGATTGACTTCGTGGCTCCCTCCTCTCAGGCTTGGctggcagaggcagagagccGAGTCCTGAGCAATCGGGGAGACAGCTTGGGCCGCCACACCCGGCCTCCAGACCCCCCAGCCAGCGCCCCACCagacagcagcaacagcaacaacagtaGATCACAGGATAACAAGGAGAGGTGAGCGGGGGGGACAGAGT
This sequence is a window from Prionailurus bengalensis isolate Pbe53 chromosome A2, Fcat_Pben_1.1_paternal_pri, whole genome shotgun sequence. Protein-coding genes within it:
- the TRIP10 gene encoding cdc42-interacting protein 4 isoform X3 yields the protein MDWGTELWDQFEVLERHTQWGLDLLDRYVKFVKERTEVEQAYAKQLRSLVKKYLPKRPAKDDPESKFSQQQSFVQILQEVNDFAGQRELVAENLSVRVCLELAKYSQEMKHERKMHFQEGRRAQQQLESGFKQLENSKRKFERDCREAEKAAQTAERLDQDINATKADVEKAKQQAHLRSHMAEESKNEYAAQLQRFNRDQAHFYFSQMPQIFDKLQDMDERRATHLGAGYGLLSEAELQVVPIIAKCLEGMKVAADAVDAKNDSQVLIELHKSGFARPGDVEFEDFSQPMNRVPSDSSLGTPSDGRPELRGPGRSRAKRWPFSKKNKTVVTEDFSHLPPEQQRKRLQQQLEERSRELQKEVDQREALKKMKDVYEKTPQMGDPASLEPRITETLNNIERLKLEVQKYEAWLAEAESRVLSNRGDSLGRHTRPPDPPASAPPDSSNSNNSRSQDNKESSEEPLSEEGQDAPIYTEFDEDFEEEPASPIGHCVAIYHFEGHVTHIRAHCYSMTGSSEGTISMAEGEDLSLMEEDKGDGWTRVRRKQGGEGYVPTSYLRVTLN
- the TRIP10 gene encoding cdc42-interacting protein 4 isoform X4, encoding MDWGTELWDQFEVLERHTQWGLDLLDRYVKFVKERTEVEQAYAKQLRSLVKKYLPKRPAKDDPESKFSQQQSFVQILQEVNDFAGQRELVAENLSVRVCLELAKYSQEMKHERKMHFQEGRRAQQQLESGFKQLENSKRKFERDCREAEKAAQTAERLDQDINATKADVEKAKQQAHLRSHMAEESKNEYAAQLQRFNRDQAHFYFSQMPQIFDKLQDMDERRATHLGAGYGLLSEAELQVVPIIAKCLEGMKVAADAVDAKNDSQVLIELHKSGFARPGDVEFEDFSQPMNRVPSDSSLGTPSDGRPELRGPGRSRAKRWPFSKKNKTVVTEDFSHLPPEQQRKRLQQQLEERSRELQKEVDQREALKKMKDVYEKTPQMGDPASLEPRITETLNNIERLKLEVQKYEAWLAEAESRVLSNRGDSLGRHTRPPDPPASAPPDSSNSNNSRSQDNKESSEEPLSEEGQDAPIYTEFDEDFEEEPASPIGHCVAIYHFEGSSEGTISMAEGEDLSLMEEDKGDGWTRVRRKQGGEGYVPTSYLRVTLN
- the TRIP10 gene encoding cdc42-interacting protein 4 isoform X1, giving the protein MDWGTELWDQFEVLERHTQWGLDLLDRYVKFVKERTEVEQAYAKQLRSLVKKYLPKRPAKDDPESKFSQQQSFVQILQEVNDFAGQRELVAENLSVRVCLELAKYSQEMKHERKMHFQEGRRAQQQLESGFKQLENSKRKFERDCREAEKAAQTAERLDQDINATKADVEKAKQQAHLRSHMAEESKNEYAAQLQRFNRDQAHFYFSQMPQIFDKLQDMDERRATHLGAGYGLLSEAELQVVPIIAKCLEGMKVAADAVDAKNDSQVLIELHKSGFARPGDVEFEDFSQPMNRVPSDSSLGTPSDGRPELRGPGRSRAKRWPFSKKNKPRPPPFSPLGGPLPSALPNGPPSPRSGLDPLAILSEISKSVKPRLASFRSLRGSRGTVVTEDFSHLPPEQQRKRLQQQLEERSRELQKEVDQREALKKMKDVYEKTPQMGDPASLEPRITETLNNIERLKLEVQKYEAWLAEAESRVLSNRGDSLGRHTRPPDPPASAPPDSSNSNNSRSQDNKESSEEPLSEEGQDAPIYTEFDEDFEEEPASPIGHCVAIYHFEGHVTHIRAHCYSMTGSSEGTISMAEGEDLSLMEEDKGDGWTRVRRKQGGEGYVPTSYLRVTLN
- the TRIP10 gene encoding cdc42-interacting protein 4 isoform X2, yielding MDWGTELWDQFEVLERHTQWGLDLLDRYVKFVKERTEVEQAYAKQLRSLVKKYLPKRPAKDDPESKFSQQQSFVQILQEVNDFAGQRELVAENLSVRVCLELAKYSQEMKHERKMHFQEGRRAQQQLESGFKQLENSKRKFERDCREAEKAAQTAERLDQDINATKADVEKAKQQAHLRSHMAEESKNEYAAQLQRFNRDQAHFYFSQMPQIFDKLQDMDERRATHLGAGYGLLSEAELQVVPIIAKCLEGMKVAADAVDAKNDSQVLIELHKSGFARPGDVEFEDFSQPMNRVPSDSSLGTPSDGRPELRGPGRSRAKRWPFSKKNKPRPPPFSPLGGPLPSALPNGPPSPRSGLDPLAILSEISKSVKPRLASFRSLRGSRGTVVTEDFSHLPPEQQRKRLQQQLEERSRELQKEVDQREALKKMKDVYEKTPQMGDPASLEPRITETLNNIERLKLEVQKYEAWLAEAESRVLSNRGDSLGRHTRPPDPPASAPPDSSNSNNSRSQDNKESSEEPLSEEGQDAPIYTEFDEDFEEEPASPIGHCVAIYHFEGSSEGTISMAEGEDLSLMEEDKGDGWTRVRRKQGGEGYVPTSYLRVTLN